One window of the Arthrobacter sp. D5-1 genome contains the following:
- a CDS encoding metalloregulator ArsR/SmtB family transcription factor, which yields MTSLPLLEPDTQTICCPPATPALGAEEAQRRAIVFKALADPNRLRLLSIVKAADGGESCVCDLTEPLDLGQPTVSHHLKILVEAGLLHREKRGTWAYYSLVPGALDDVAGVLTAL from the coding sequence CTCGCTGCCCTTGCTCGAACCGGACACGCAGACCATCTGCTGCCCGCCAGCTACCCCAGCCCTTGGTGCTGAAGAAGCGCAGCGCCGGGCCATCGTGTTCAAAGCGCTGGCGGATCCCAACCGGCTGCGCCTGCTCTCCATCGTCAAGGCCGCCGACGGCGGTGAGTCCTGCGTCTGCGACCTCACCGAACCGCTGGATCTGGGTCAACCCACCGTCTCCCACCATCTGAAGATCCTGGTCGAGGCCGGTCTGTTGCATCGCGAAAAGCGCGGCACCTGGGCGTACTACTCGCTGGTCCCCGGAGCCCTGGATGACGTCGCCGGAGTCCTCACTGCCCTATGA
- a CDS encoding GNAT family N-acetyltransferase produces the protein MRRDFDVRPMREGDWPAVRRIFQQGIETGHATFEEKAPDWESFDTSRLKAHRIVAEAPGRGVLGWAAVSAVSSRPAYAGVVEHSIYVAAEARGLGLGKAILQALIDSTERDGVWTIQSSVFPENQSSLRIHESAGFRVIGHRSRIARMTYGPAAGQWRDTLLLERRSPAV, from the coding sequence ATGAGGCGTGATTTTGATGTCCGGCCCATGCGGGAAGGCGACTGGCCCGCTGTCCGGCGCATCTTCCAGCAAGGCATCGAGACGGGGCACGCCACCTTTGAGGAAAAGGCTCCCGATTGGGAATCCTTCGACACCTCCAGGTTGAAGGCGCACCGGATCGTCGCCGAAGCGCCCGGACGGGGTGTTCTGGGTTGGGCCGCCGTCTCCGCCGTCTCGTCCCGGCCTGCCTACGCGGGCGTGGTCGAACACTCCATTTATGTGGCGGCCGAAGCCCGCGGCCTCGGTCTGGGCAAAGCCATTTTGCAGGCACTCATCGACTCCACCGAGCGCGACGGGGTGTGGACTATCCAATCCAGCGTCTTCCCGGAGAACCAGTCCAGCCTCCGGATCCACGAATCCGCCGGTTTCCGGGTCATTGGACACAGGAGCCGCATCGCCCGCATGACCTACGGTCCCGCCGCCGGCCAGTGGCGCGACACACTCCTGCTCGAACGCCGCTCACCCGCAGTGTAA